GCCGGCACGGGACGCCAGCGTGTGGCACGAGGCGCGTGCTTGCACAGCGAGTGTGAGGATGCCGCAGCCGACGCCGAAGCGCGGCATCTTGCGACTAAAAAATTCTCCTCATTTAAGTTATTTCTTATTCTTCCTGTCGAGAGGCAATGCATGAGGGGTGCTCTCACCGATGACCGtaaagcacacgcgaaggctaggcTATGGGTCAGAGCAGGAAAGGCTTAGATGAGAGGCTGGAGAACGGATGAATCGGCACATATGGCAGAAAATAATAAAGTAGTGTAGGCGCTGATAAAAAGAAAACGGAATGCCGTCTTTTTTGTCGCTTGTTCACATTTCACAAGATTCAAGTTCAAGCAAGTGAAAGTAGGTTAGCACGTTTTTAAGGAGTTGCGACTCTTCCATTCAATTGATGGAGGGGTGATTGTGGAGTTTTGGTGCATGATGATGCAAGTTTTCCATGTCGGAGGCCACTCCAGACAATTCATTCTTTGCGTGCAGTGACAGTAGTTTCTTGCATAAAGTCTACTTACGCATGACTTTGGCGTTTTCACGCAGAATATTCCTTTACCTAGCCAAACGCAACTCATGCCCATCAGGGACGTAACCACCTGTTATCAATACTGCCAGCACACAAGCCTAATGCGTATTCGAAAGAAATCTCATAGATCAAATCTGACCATTTCATGGAAAACCGAATAAATTTTATTCAAATTCGGACAGCTTAGAAAATCTTGCGAAGAGATTTTACATGGAGCCGTGCTTCACTATGATGTCGATGATATTCTGTATGAGTGCTTCAGCTGATTCGTTCAAGTCATGCTTGGGCAGGGGAGCGACTGTGCCATTTCCTCCAATCCCAGCCAGCCTGGTGGCGACGTCTTCCAATGAGTCACCTGTAGAGCCAACAATATCGCCAACTTGCTCGACAGCCTCGAATATGGAGGATGCTGTGGCCCTCGTTGCGTAAGCGCTGATGATCTTGGCGGTGATTTGGGCAAGCCGAATTTCAGCCGTGCTGTTACCAAGCTGTGCGATGTCGGACACCCAGAAATACGCCTTCTGTTTCTTGAACCTGAACATCTTTTCTCCGAACACGGTGATCTGGGTATCATAGAAAAATGAATCTTTTCAGTGGACGACGCATGCAAAGTAGTTCCAATGGTCATTTCCCCGCAAGCAACTTGTTCAATTTTTCTCGGAATGCATTTTTCAAGAATGAATGTTGTAGTTTCTAACTAGTGTTTCCTAGGTATTTGTAACGCACGTTGCAACCTGTTAGTAAGGGCAGTTATTACAGGTAGTAATAGTTACTGACTGCTCAAGATACCAATGGCTATGCATAGCGTAAACGCATTAAATTCGAAATTTTATAAGCGCTGCCAACGTTACACAATTATGTGCACTTCATTAAAAATCTGTCCTCCTAAAAAAGGTGGTTCGTTTGGATAGTCGCTTTTAACCTACACACAATACCGACCAGGATCACCAAGACTACCGTTGGTAAAAAAGTGGCGTGCAGAGCATTCAACAACTCAGTGCAACTTCTTACAGTCTGTAGTGAAAGAACAGCCTTTAGGGACACGGATTTCAAATGAGTCAAACATTTGTCCTTAGTGCCGCTTAATACAAAATAGACCTTTTTGTACGTGTGTGTATTTCAAGACGAACGAAGTTGCGGTTCGAAGCGTGCGAGAAGAATGTATTCAATAATGTGCACAGTAAGATGGCATCTAACTGTTAATAAAAAGTCATAAACAAGTATCATTCCACTGTTTTGCAAAAGATCCATTCCTTTATTGCAGTAGACATTGTGCAAGATGAATAAATACTTGGTACTAACTTTGCACAATTTTATCTGCGATGGACTGGCGTTATTTCAGAGCTAGGTAAATATTTGTAACTACTTGTGAGACGCAGTAACGCCGCCCGTCGCTAACTTGCTGCTTGAAGTTACAAGAACTAATTATAAGCGAACGCTGTCACTTCAAAGGCTGTTTGTCTCATTTATACCTAACGGGTAGTCTTTGCTAAAGGTCATTACTGCATCGAGAAACATAACAATACGGATCGCAAGAATGACTAAGTTGTAAAAGCTTGTTGtgagaaatactttttttttcaacctatgGTGACTGCTTGGCATGCCTCACAAGAAAATTATTTCAGTGAAATAATCTTGGGAGAAACACAGACCCGTGTCGACCGAGTCACTGGCGTAAGATGCATGGGTCACGTGCTTTAGACCTCAGGGGTACACAAATGTGCGAATGCATAAAACTGTCAAATTTCTAAAAAGACCAAATACGCGTTTAGAAGATTGAGAACTATATACGTAGTCTCATTAAAGTCGTTGTTTTTACTGTGCGCACGCTTGCTTTCCCAAGCAAAActgtgaaaaaaatgaaataattttgCTGCTTCCTCATGTGCCATGTTCTTAAGTGCGTCAATCTTTGAAGATTGCATTTGAATTTATGCGTTTGtataatgaaatgaaataaagtgCTTGGTTGTTGTCTTTCGGAAGGACAGTTCGGGATGGTAGCATCAAAGTTGTCTTAAAAGAAGTTTACAAGCCTACAACTTTTTCATAATATAGGACCGTGAGGACACAATAGACATGGATATTTCTTTAGATACTAAACATTTATGATTGTATACATATGCAGTTCTTCCACATTATGTgcggagaaaatgaaaaaaaaatgttgtatgtGTCCGATCATGGGAAAATCCGCCCGAGTTATTGCTAAACATATAGTCTATTTGTATAAGCATATGACGAAAGGAATGTAAATGTTGCGAATGAGCATAGAAACTACGCTATCAGGTGAAGTTATTTAGCTTACTATGGGTCATTAGGTGAGGTTAAAGTTTGATTAACGAAAAAAATGGCGTTTAGCAGTCTTAAGGATAGGACATACGTGTTATCGTCTGCGGAGTATAGAAGAGTAGAGCAACCTACCACATCCGCACGTTTCAGACAGTATAGAATGCAAATTGAAGGAAAGAGTAGTAAAGCTGCGTGCAGTTAGATGAAAACGCACCACTACTTTACGTAATGGAAATGTACTGTGAATAAATATGCTATAATTGACATCTTGATGTAGGTAAAAATAGTTAGGTAATATATAGGCGTCCTTAAGCGCAGTAATAAATTTTACTCGAAAGTCTACTGCACACTTGATGTTGGTTAAGTATAAAAAGAAATTCAGTAAACTGCGACTCTATTGAACCAACCAGATATGATCGGCATTGCATGTCCTATACGAACCCGATCATTGAATGTATGGATGAAAATGCGTTTAGGGTTAGAATCAGGTACAAGGAAATAAAAGTGAGAGGAGCGGTGTGATGCTGACCCACTTGTCGCACATTTACCACTTGATTTCCACTGTTTTtcgatgcggagcatcttatactcgcgccttgtagtgcgccgcccgcgtcgtccgcgccgtccacaccgcttctcgaacattcgacagctgacgcgcgcgcatgcgccgtcgcgccgtcgcccactcttccaccgtctgtgcatcccttcctcctctacacaccgcgcgcgcttcactcccccaccatctgtgcacccttcctcctctacacaccgcgttcgacatctacaattctcctgattctccagtggacgcgcatgtggcgtcgcgcttcgagaacattcaacagctgacagtgcatgcgccgtcgtgctgtatatatactcaaggtcggcgctcgctcgctcagttgccgctcgtcggttggtttgtacggcgcgtcgacgtccaaggtcgcggtgaaatgaattccaacgaatccacaaacacaatgatcgacgtcccttcgaccagcgccgccctttcgcatacgtgtgtacgtgttcactcatttaacaccccctcctacaaccacgttaaccaatttagccatcaacccaagtaagtcgcaatttaacaccccatttcaaaaccacgttaaccaatttagccatcgacccaagtaagtcgcactttaacaccccgttaaccaattatatggtccgcatcctcctcagtgttcccccgagggaagctgcgggcaatttttttattattccttGTTATGCGGATGTTTTAGAGGAATGTCCGTGTTATTAGGGCGCTTCAGTGTTAGCTTGGGCAGTGCGTTGCATATGAGAGCCGCTACAGGCAGAATACGGCAACACAAATGTTTTTCTTACACATGGCTACACACTCTGAAGCGTGAATTCAGTCTTACCGTTATTTAAAGATTCATCAGCAGTTCATTTCTCTTGTTCGTTTTCTATAATTTTCTTACTAAACAATATCCCCTAAACACCGTTTCACAGCACACGATGTATATTCGCATGCAATTATCTTAGCCTGCTACGTCTCTGCAGTTTGCAATGCGCATTTCAATGTCGTATCTCTCGAAATGTCATGTGACTGATTTGACGGAGGTTACCTGACACTTTGACACTTGTTAGTTGCAGCGATGGCTGTGATCATCACTGGCGGAAGTTATTATTTTTCTGATTTTTATAGAAAACTACAGTGTTAGGTAAAGGTGTAAAGCAAGGAAACGTTAAGAGGCCGCTCACTTATACCATGGGCTTTGAGTGAGTACTACGCTGGTTATAATAAAGTATCGCATGTAACTTATAAGTAATATTTTGGCTGGGCAGCCAATCTGAAAAACAATGTGCTCTTTACAAACCATGAGGCCTTCGAGGTCTAGCAGACGACGGCCTCCAATTTTCAGAGCGGCTCCCATTCTGGCAAGCAGGAAGCCCATGTCATTGAGTTTTGACGCAGCCTCCCTGAATATGGCGTCCGTCTGGTCGTGAACGCTGGTGCTGCCGCGCATCGAGTCACTTGCGTTCATCATCACGTCACTCACCAGGCGAGTGAGCAGAGCTGATGCGACGTCGCTGGTTGTCTTCGGCGGCATTGCTTTAGCTCGTAAGATAAAATCGGAAAGGCTAGAAATCATGCACTCATGCCAGGTTAACGAAATAGTAACAGTAAGATAAACGAAATAATTTCGTCACGTTTAGCTACGAAACTATAAATCGCCTGAAAACTGAATTGAACGTTCATGATTATGCAATTCAAGCATGTTATCTTTCGTGCATTTTGAgctctctttcgtttttttttctaacgtaATACAACTACTCTACCCATCTAAGGTGGTTATCGAGTCTATTTCTTCGTCGTATCATTTTAAGCTAACGCGTGAAGCTACCATAAAGCACATCCTGCTCTGTTGAGCAGCGtcgacttatttatttatttatttatttgtttattacatactgcagtccatagaccaagcaggaggggcacaaaaaggGAGCATAGGGCACAAAAAGAAACTTGGAACACAGAAAACGAGGACACAATGTGCACAACGCACTACACAGTGTTTTTTCATGACACCGTGTGTATTTTCAGGTGGTAAATCAGACTGCTAAAGAAATTGTTGAGGCTCATCACATTAACGAAAAATCAATCTATGTGCAAGCACGGGCTCAATAGCATAGCGTGGCAGGACAAATTATTCTCATCTTTCGTAACATTACATGGTAATAAAAAGCGTGCACATAATTACTAATTTTTTAGATTATTTTAGTATATTTAGGAAAATATGTTCCTTTACTTTTGGCTATCAATTATGTGCGAGCATGTGACATTCCATCATACTTATATTACTGCGCGTTCGTTACGACAAAAGTTTCTGTGAGAAAAATACGCTGTGTGGGGTATCGTACTGActtcaaacatacaaaaatgatTTCACTTTGTCAATGTCAACACTTTTGTCGCATGGAACTCAAACGTTAGTCGGTCAAAACTAGTGCAATTGGCTGATTGTGTGAGGCTTTGGAGAGTTCAGCACATATCAAAAACAAATACAGTTATTTTATTGCACACTGAAAATGAAAACCTACCTTAATAGTTAGCTATGCCCAAGAAGAATATGGCGTGCCGGTTAATTGCAACAACTTTTTGTTTGCATTGTTCTCTAAGTTTAGTGCTACCAAGGCTCCGGACTGGGCTAGCCAGCCTGTGTCATCATTCTCTTTCTCGGTTTTTTGTGTTTGGCGCTGGTTTTTATCTAGTTCTTCATTAACTAGAGCACACCAATAGTTCATTCTATGACATTCGCATTACGCAACAACGTAATGTAAAGATATCTTATGTGCATAAAGTAACGGAGAAAAAGGTATCTAAACATATCTGTATTTGTGTTTTATTTCACAACTAACACATCACCAGATTTGTACCATCAGTAGATTTAAAACTGAGCGAGAACCACACATCTCATAGGAGTGATACGTATAGGCTCTGTTTGATACGAAGACTATACGCTAATGAGTAAAGCCATACTAACAATAAAAGTACAATGCGTTGATTGCCTGAAAAGCatgaattcaatcaatcaaactcaCCTTTCGCTGTACTATTATAAGTGCTGGAAGCATAAACAGAAACAAAATATAAAACAACATAAAACCACACTTCTAAAATGGAACCTGTCACGAATGTGTTTAGAGGAGCTTGTGTTTATCATCTAGAAGATAGATGAACGAGTGGATGAGTAGATATATAAGTAAAAAAGTAATTATTCTTGGTCTAGATGTACAAAACCATGCAAATACTTACGTCTCAACGCCACCTTGAAGAATTTGGCATCCGCCACATGCAAAGTTATTGAACATATTATTTTAGTTATTGAAGATCGAGCGCACATATACAAATCTATGTGTGAAGAGAGTATCTTTGTATATTTAAACAGTGCATCAGTCGTTATTGTTATCTTCAAGATTGTGAACTATTCAACCCTTCAAGATTGTTAATATTGCTACCGTGCAAAGCCGGAACGTATTTCTTTGAACATTCGTTGTTGGTGTTTGTTACAATTATATTAGTTCCTGTCTCTTGGCATGAACCACGGGCTCATTACACTGACAGCCAGGATACACAGATGTGCAAAATACCATAGCGTTCTCCATGGCTCCCCAATTCAGCTGTTCTTTCACAACCAACGAAGTCAGTACTCAGCTTTAGCTCACTTACACGCGCAGGTAAAAACTCGAAACCAGGCATATCAATCATTTTATGAGCAGCGACTGCATAGGTCATAAGTGCTCATTTTCAACTTCAAATGAGAATGTGACGAAATTATTTGCAGTATATAGATTAATTTACGCAGACATTTGAACCAAACTATTGCAATCAGCTTACAGGACACACGGCGTGAAAACTCACTTGAAAAGTGGGCCAGTGAAATCACGAGGACGATGTGCACCAACTTGAACTTCATGTTATTTCTTGCGTTGCACCTGCGCACTGTAAAGATGTGCCTGATGGCCTGCATAAAATATTTTAGAAGAATGACTTGTACTTTTTCTAACCGATAAAATCAAATAAAATCCTTTGATTCGTCATTATGCGAAAGAATCAGGACTTATGTttaaaaaagctgtaaaatattTTCGCTACAAATTGTTTATTAACACATTGCCGTAAGATTTTGAACGGCGTGTATTGGTAGATGGGCAAAATGTACACAAAATTATATAATCGCCAtaatattgtgttttgtacttctATATATCTATGTATACATACTAGATGCAACAAACGTTGGTTTACCTAAGCATGAAAGCAATTTAAAATAAAGAATATTGCTGCAAACACGTACCAACATCATAAAAACTTCTTTATTGCATAATTACAAAACTAATCTCCACTACAGAAAAAGCATTCATTATTTCAACTTCGCACAGATGTCGTTGTTTTTGAAATAATGCGAAAATGAGGTAGTCAAGTTGCACTCATCTTGTTGAAAGAAATGAGTCAAGCAAGGTATGCTGGGCAAAAAAGACCACTTACTTTTCGCTAGTGGTCGGTAGAAGCTGAACAACTAGTTTATTAATCTATTCGATGTTAAAATCTTGTGAGAACGTAGTGAAACAAGTGTTTTGGGTGTTGCCGTTACAATTTTTGGCTTCGGCGTCATAATCAGTGTAAGATTAGAATCTCATTCATAGCACAAGAATACACACCTAACTTTCCAAGGCAGACACGACAAAATTTTGTACAAGGGGCCTGGTGAGACATAAATATAACTCCACACTTTTAACGTAGTATTCGGTATGCTATGCCCCAAATACCTTAGAAATGATCTAGGATTCTTGAAACCAACCAGAACAATAAGTACTAAATAACTATCGAGTGCTCGTGTGCGTCCTTCTTTGTATCGCATGGCATGCAAACCCCAGTGTTATAGGATCACGAGCACTTGGTTCAAGAATGAATCAATATACCATGTTAAGTCTTAGTTAACTTGTTGCAAGTCAGTTTTGCGAAGCTCCGAGAGGCGGTGGAAATGTTATGTAAAAGAAATCGACCACCACTCACTCGTAGCACAAAACTACAAGAGAATCAGTACCAATTTTCTAGACGGAGAGCTTACCAAGACTATAACAAATGCTTCTGCAACAAAGAAGGTATGTTTTTTTAGAATGGCATAAGGTTTTTTTTTGGTACAAACGAGTAGTCACCAACAAATTTCCAATTACTAATTCTTGTGAACATGGTATACACTTTTTGCCTACAAAATCTTAGGCACAACGTGCGTGTGTGAGCACAACAAATTAGGATATGCCCTTCCTTACATAACAAGCCAGCTATTTGCCGACTGGTGTTGTTTCGGCCCTCTTTTCAACCATTTGTACCTTTTTATAGCAGTCAACCTGGGTGATTCCCGTCGCATGAAATAACTACACACAATACTTAGGCTTAGATGTAAAAAATGACTCCTGTAATCCAGCGTAACCTGTTGCGGTCTTTATTCCAGCTTGAGCGGTTTAAAAGGACAATAAACGTAAATATTAGGTCAATGGTGGTTTCTGAAATAGCAGTCCGGAAACCCTGTAGTGCTACTTGTGGGCCAAGAAAGTGCTCATTTTAAAgcaaaatcatgttttagtgatTCGCATCGCGTTAACGGACTTCGATTCAGACGCCTCAAGTGGCAACTATCAGGTCACTGTTTTCGTGCACAATGTTGCCCCGCTTTACTGTGCGGCCGATAACACTAGCTGCGGCATAGCAAATGCATCGTGAGCCATAACAGCGAAAACGACCATTAAACAATTTCTTGTATTGGCCTTtgagatggcagacgtgcttggttcaccTGGGCCCCAATAGATGGGATGACCTTTCTAGTTAAAAAGGCGAAAATTGAAGTGATGAAGCACTCGGGACTTGCTCAATGGTAGcgtccagcttttttttttttttttttggcgaaggaagcagaaacgaacaagcaccGTTTCATTGCGTCTCTTCATTCACAGAAAGTTTttcatttagtgcagctagttagATTACGAATGATGAATTGTAGGCGGCAATTTAGACCTCATCAGGATCACTTTTGCGAATATCCTATTTGTGGCGCAAGGCTTCTCGTGCATTTACATTAAGTTACTCGTATGCACGGCACATTTGTATAATATTGTCTTTTTAAACGCTGTCAATAATTAATCGTTCACTCTGTCATAAACACtgatttgactttagtgtccccttAAATGCTTTTTTTTACCATCACCTTGTTTAAAATTGCGTTGACATTGTTCATAACAACAAAGCAGTTTCCCATAATGAGATTATTTTGTTATCATCAAACTTGACCTACTTAAGACAACACGGACACTGACTCCAGACAgacagctgattattcttagtaCAACGGTGATGTCAATAAACAACTAAAACCTCGAAGCAGAAAAACGGTTGTTTTCCTCAAGAAGCAATGCTTGCGGCTGTCTTCTGTATTAATGTTTGTCAAACCAAATGTGCCGTCTTGTCTTTCTCTTCCCCTGTGCTATTGTGAAGTGGTCAGAGCGTCAAAGTTTTTCTGGAATATTCTTACAGGTTTCTGAACAAACATTCTTCATTAAAAGGTATTCAACTAggaaaacataataaacacaaacatgaaatgaatgaaaatgaGTCTAGACAAATAAATTCAAAAGTGCATCCAAATAGCTTACCTGGCACGAACACTCCGGTGACTAGAGTGTGCACATCGGCTTTGTTGCCACAGCGAAACACCTGCGTTATCTCGCCGTGGCCCAATTTGTCGAGGTCTCGTGCAGGAATTCTATTGACACTTATGCCGAGTGATAAGACTCATTATTAAATCTAGACATGCAGTTATCTTTATTGGCAATATTGCTTTATCTCAAGTACTTTCAGGTGTTCGCATTCATCATTATATCTCTTCCTGGCATAGGTGGTCGGAGCCATCGGGCACATTAGTCTCTTCTATAGCCATTTCATTTCTGAAACGTTCATCTAGTGCTGTAAAGAACCTCAAAAAATCAATGCGGCATGTGCATGGTATACTATATATAATAATGAGCGTTATCTAGGTTGTAAGAAGCATGCTATGGCTAATTGGTTATGATAATAGTTGATAGTATGgctatacctatatatatatatatatatatatatatatatatatatatatatatatatatatatatatatatatatatatatatatatatatattgacgcaaaACAAACGCAGTATTAAAACTACTTGCGCTAGTTCGTGTGCCCCCCAAGGGACCAGCAGCCCGATGAtgagacaagaaaaggccgtgacggcgcgcgcctctTCAGCACGGGATGTTGacgaaaaagaagtggtgcaccgctcgaggGCTTTTCGCAGATTGATtccttttgctgatcgcctgttagaaaCGATGCTGCGTTTTCCTTTGCTTTTAGGGCACAAGTTAGCCCACATAAACAGTTATTTTTACACCGTTCGGATTGCGCGTAACAATTCTGGCGGAGGTGCTGACtaatgatcccaaacccagttgTACTTCGAAGAAGCAGCCCGGCAGCACGACcagtcgaaccaactgagctcacgccagttcatcagcaATCCAGTGGTCTTGTACGCggtgagccgccggaatttcccctgccaccagagccttgagtgtctccagctgtctccggCGAGACTACTGAAATGTCATCTCCAACCGCCGCCGCACACGTCGTTTCGTCTCCAGTTactgccacgcacgtcgttgtcgataAGCCACGGACGCCCGACCTTTTTCATCGGCAGGGCTGacgatcctcatgaagacgctGAGGATTGGCTTGAGGGTTTTGAGTGCGTCGCCAAGTGCAACGGATGGACTGAAGAATAGAAGCTCCGCCGCGTTTATTTTGCgttgcaggacagcgcacgaacgttgttcgaaaaccatgaaggtgcCATTCGGTCGTGGGATGACTTCTGACGGGAGTTACTGGCCTCATACCCGAGCACAGACCACAAGAAAAGAGCTGAAGCCGCCTTGCAAGCAAGAAAtcagcgcaacaatgaaagcgtcgccatgtatgtgaaagacatgtgccggttatttCACTGGTCTGATctaaatatgagcgaggacaagaaacttcggcacctgttgcgtggggtgaagcaggagattttcgCTGGTTTGCTCCGATGCCCCCCGCGGCACGTCACTGGatttcgcaccgaggcgacagcggttgaaaagactctgcaacagtgagcgaggcactacaatcgagatgttaCCGTCGCAGCTGTAGATGCGGTGTCGgcagtcttcgggaatggcatcgacgtattacgagagctcaaGCAATCGGTGGTTCTAGAAGAGCTTCAAAAGCTAAATGGCGACCCCTCAACGGTGTTGTCACTACCGGAAGTTGTTTGGGAGGAAGTGAaacaggcagtccgtgagcagcagccacagGCACAGCCGGTTCAAGCGTCGGTTCCGATGCATcccgcagtctcgtacgccgaggtgCTGAGAGGTGCCCCTGTACCTCCTTTCGTTgcccctggaccttatttcgcCGTAGCAAGCATGCATCTGCCGGAACCTCGATTGacgccgtccccagccgagacGAGGATCCGAAAAGCTTATATacggcgcactcctgatcgaattgCGCTTttttatcactgcggcgaagctcgccatctttaccggatgtgtCAATATTGCCGAGATGGACTTCGGagttttcccgtaaacgctgctTGTCCAAGGAATGGAGAacgaccttttgaaatcgaggagtacttgtcaacgcgtcaaggtACTCACccctcgcagcagcatcagtccCGGTCGTCAGCGCTACTGAGGTATCGGACACCAATtccgcgcccatcttcaaactctctcaggcgacttccccaaagctCGCTTCGGGAAACTAGAATCTGTTTActggggaggtaaggccgctgccaacgcaagaaaacaaactccagtgccaatttcaaaatgtgatgatggacacgagactacgtgcggaaacggtaacgtcgcttctgatttgtcggtacTTATAGACGGCGACGAAGCGAATGCTTTcgtagacacaggcgcagactattccgtcatgagcaggggacttgccagaacgctgaaaaaagtgctgacctcttggataggaccacaagtgcgaaccgccgggggacaccttatcgattCGGCAGGCATGTGTTACCTCTAGAGTCgggatacgcggcttcacctacgtcgccagcttcattgtcctgtcggagtgttcaagagatgtaattaTCGGAATGCACGTTTTGCAGGCCATTGgagcagtgataaacttgcaggaaacgtgcgtcttgttctcgacgaaacacgccatcgAG
Above is a window of Rhipicephalus microplus isolate Deutch F79 chromosome 1, USDA_Rmic, whole genome shotgun sequence DNA encoding:
- the LOC119177878 gene encoding uncharacterized protein LOC119177878 isoform X4; this translates as MKFKLVHIVLVISLAHFSTMPPKTTSDVASALLTRLVSDVMMNASDSMRGSTSVHDQTDAIFREAASKLNDMGFLLARMGAALKIGGRRLLDLEGLMITVFGEKMFRFKKQKAYFWVSDIAQLGNSTAEIRLAQITAKIISAYATRATASSIFEAVEQVGDIVGSTGDSLEDVATRLAGIGGNGTVAPLPKHDLNESAEALIQNIIDIIVKHGSM
- the LOC119177878 gene encoding uncharacterized protein LOC119177878 isoform X1, which codes for MKFKLVHIVLVISLAHFSSGVETTYNSTAKAKAMPPKTTSDVASALLTRLVSDVMMNASDSMRGSTSVHDQTDAIFREAASKLNDMGFLLARMGAALKIGGRRLLDLEGLMITVFGEKMFRFKKQKAYFWVSDIAQLGNSTAEIRLAQITAKIISAYATRATASSIFEAVEQVGDIVGSTGDSLEDVATRLAGIGGNGTVAPLPKHDLNESAEALIQNIIDIIVKHGSM
- the LOC119177878 gene encoding uncharacterized protein LOC119177878 isoform X2; translated protein: MKFKLVHIVLVISLAHFSSGVETTYNSTAKAMPPKTTSDVASALLTRLVSDVMMNASDSMRGSTSVHDQTDAIFREAASKLNDMGFLLARMGAALKIGGRRLLDLEGLMITVFGEKMFRFKKQKAYFWVSDIAQLGNSTAEIRLAQITAKIISAYATRATASSIFEAVEQVGDIVGSTGDSLEDVATRLAGIGGNGTVAPLPKHDLNESAEALIQNIIDIIVKHGSM
- the LOC119177878 gene encoding uncharacterized protein LOC119177878 isoform X3; translated protein: MKFKLVHIVLVISLAHFSTKAMPPKTTSDVASALLTRLVSDVMMNASDSMRGSTSVHDQTDAIFREAASKLNDMGFLLARMGAALKIGGRRLLDLEGLMITVFGEKMFRFKKQKAYFWVSDIAQLGNSTAEIRLAQITAKIISAYATRATASSIFEAVEQVGDIVGSTGDSLEDVATRLAGIGGNGTVAPLPKHDLNESAEALIQNIIDIIVKHGSM